A single genomic interval of Juglans regia cultivar Chandler chromosome 1, Walnut 2.0, whole genome shotgun sequence harbors:
- the LOC109009662 gene encoding alpha/beta hydrolase domain-containing protein 17C-like: protein MGGVTSSMAAKFAFFPPNPPSYKLVKDNLTGLLLLSPFPYRENLPHRENVEVLKLPTRRGTEIVAIYIRHPMATSTLLYSHGNAADLGQMYELFIELSIHLRVNLMGYDYSGYGQSSGKPSEQNTYADIEAAYKCLEESYGTKQEDIILYGQSVGSGPTLDLATRLPQLRAVVLHSPILSGLRVMYPVKRTYWFDIYKNIDKIPLVNCPVLIIHGTSDEVVDCSHGKQLWELCKEKYEPLWLKGGNHCDLELYPEYIRHLKKFISTVEKSPSQRYGSRRSTDQFEQPRKSTDFYEVSRKSTDRREKPRKSTDRPEKMKNLSTNVDKLEKSRISFDHVERSRRSVDCHEKSRKSIDHPLERARKSVDRLDRIRTG, encoded by the exons aTGGGTGGGGTGACGTCGTCCATGGCAGCCAAGTTTGCCTTCTTCCCGCCGAACCCACCTTCGTACAAGCTGGTCAAGGACAACCTCACGGGTCTCCTGCTTCTCAGCCCGTTTCCCTACCGCGAAAACCTTCCCCACCGCGAAAACGTCGAGGTTCTCAAATTGCCGACTCGCCGGGGCACCGAGATTGTCGCCATCTACATTCGGCACCCCATGGCTACCTCTACTCTACTTTACTCTCACGGCAACGCTGCCGATCTGGGCCAGATGTACGAACTATTCATTGAATTGAGCATCCACCTCCGCGTCAATCTCATGGG GTATGACTATTCTGGATATGGGCAATCATCTGGAAAG CCTAGTGAGCAGAATACATATGCTGATATTGAAGCTGCATACAAGTGTCTTGAGGAAAGCTATGGTACTAAGCAGGAAGATATCATCCTTTATGGGCAATCTGTTGGCAGTGGCCCCACTTTGGACCTTGCAACTCGACTGCCTCAATTAAGAGCTGTTGTTCTGCATAGTCCCATACTCTCTGGCTTAAGGGTCATGTATCCTGTAAAGCGTACATACTGGTTCGACATTTATAAG AATATTGACAAAATACCACTGGTCAATTGTCCTGTTCTTATCATTCAT GGGACTTCAGATGAAGTTGTTGATTGCTCCCATGGTAAGCAACTCTGGGAACTGTGCAAGGAGAAGTATGAACCACTGTGGCTTAAAGGAGGAAACCACTGCGATTTGGAGCTGTATCCTGAATATATTAGGCATCTCAAGAAATTTATCTCAACTGTTGAGAAGTCTCCTTCCCAAAGATACGGTTCCAGGAGAAGCACAGACCAGTTTGAGCAGCCTAGGAAGAGTACTGATTTTTATGAAGTTTCAAGGAAGAGCACTGATCGGAGAGAGAAACCAAGGAAGAGCACTGATAGGcctgaaaaaatgaaaaatctgtcCACCAATGTTGATAAGCTAGAAAAATCAAGAATCTCATTTGACCATGTGGAAAGGTCTAGGAGAAGTGTTGATTGTCACGAGAAGTCTCGGAAAAGCATCGACCACCCGCTGGAAAGAGCACGAAAGAGTGTTGATCGGCTGGATAGAATACGAACTGGATGA
- the LOC109009660 gene encoding glycerol-3-phosphate dehydrogenase [NAD(+)]-like — MTPSSPLRLALRLHHSIPLPRLHLSFSSLSRSMSPAMEPQERPQVEASAPRSNDFSSDGVAHKSKVTVVGSGNWGSVAAKLLASNTLRLGSFHDEVRMWVYEETLTTGAKLTDVINSINENVKYLPGVKLGKNVVADPDLENAVKDANMLVFVTPHQFMEGICRKLVGKIKGNVEAISLIKGMEVKMEGPCMISSLISQQLGINCCVLMGANIANEIAMEKFSEATVGYRENRQIADKWVQLFSTPYFLVTAVQDVEGVELCGTLKNVVALAAGFVDGLEMGNNTKAAIMRIGLREMKAFSKLLFSSVKDTTFFESCGVADLITTCLGGRNRKVAEAFAKNGGKRSFDELEAEMLQGQKLQGVSTAREVYEVLSHRGWLELFPLFATVHEICIGHLPPSAIVEHRERRPRLSLLDGSATQYC, encoded by the exons ATGACTCCCTCTTCTCCTCTTAGACTCGCTCTTCGCCTTCATCATTCAATCCCTCTTCCGCGCTTACACCTATcattctcatctctctctcgctcCATGTCTCCAGCAATGGAACCCCAAGAACGACCACAAGTGGAAGCATCTGCGCCACGCAGCAACGACTTCTCCAGCGATGGGGTTGCTCACAAATCCAAAGTCACCGTCGTCGGTAGCGGAAACTGGGGCAGTGTGGCTGCAAAGCTCCTTGCCTCCAACACCCTTAGGCTCGGCTCTTTCCATG ATGAAGTGAGGATGTGGGTGTACGAGGAAACATTAACAACTGGTGCGAAGCTCACAGATGTCATCAACAGTATCAAT gaaaatgttaaatatctCCCTGGTGTTAAGCTCGGAAAAAATGTTGTTGCGGATCCAGACCTTGAAAATGCAG TGAAGGATGCGAACATGTTGGTTTTTGTCACACCGCATCAATTTATGGAGGGAATATGTAGGAAGCTTGTTGGGAAAATAAAGGGTAATGTGGAGGCTATTTCCCTTATAAAAGGAATGGAGGTCAAAATGGAAGGCCCCTGCATGATCTCTTCTCTCATCTCCCAGCAATTGGGGATTAATTGTTGTGTCCTAATGGGGGCCAACATCGCCAACGAG ATTGCCATGGAGAAGTTCAGCGAAGCAACAGTTGGATACAGAGAGAACAGGCAGATTGCAGATAAATGGGTTCAACTGTTTAGTACTCCCTATTTCCTGGTCACAGCT gttCAAGATGTGGAAGGGGTAGAACTATGCGGTACCCTGAAAAATGTTGTGGCCTTAGCAGCAG GTTTTGTGGATGGCTTAGAGATGGGTAATAACACAAAA GCTGCAATCATGAGAATTGGTCTTAGAGAGATGAAGGCATTTTCCAAGTTGTTGTTTTCATCTGTTAAGGATACCACCTTCTTTGAGAGCTGTGGTGTAGCCGACCTGATTACAACTTGCT TGGGCggaagaaacagaaaagttgcaGAAGCTTTTGCAAAGAATGGAGGGAAAAG GTCATTTGATGAGCTTGAAGCAGAGATGCTGCAGGGCCAGAAATTACAG GGTGTCTCAACAGCTAGGGAGGTTTATGAGGTCTTAAGTCACCGTGGATGGCTAGAGTTGTTTCCACTTTTTGCAACGGTGCATGAGATTTGCATTGGTCATCTGCCACCATCAGCCATAGTCGAACATAGGGAGCGCAGACCCAGATTGTCTCTACTAGATGGCTCTGCCACCCAATACTGCTGA
- the LOC109009663 gene encoding mitochondrial inner membrane protease ATP23 has product MAEEPAPESGSGSGSFSSAVNGGKSIEECQDMIRRSLRTPMVKFLREHLEKAGCVVGENFIKAVHCDKQISGGYVRGEGIVVCSNHMSIQDEVNQVVIHELIHAYDDCRAANLDWANCAHHACSEIRAGHLSGDCHYKRELLRGFTKIRGHEQDCVQRRVMKSVIANPYCSEAAAKDAMEAVWDVCYNDTQPFDRAP; this is encoded by the exons ATGGCAGAGGAACCCGCCCCggaatccggatccggatccggaagCTTCTCCTCCGCCGTCAACGGCGGCAAGTCCATAGAGGAGTGCCAGGACATGATCAGACGAAGTCTCCGAA CTCCGATGGTGAAGTTTCTGAGGGAGCATTTGGAGAAAGCTGGGTGTGTGGTTGGGGAAAACTTCATCAAGGCTGTCCATTGCGACAAGCAGATCAGCGGCGGCTACGTTCGTGGCGAAGgg ATTGTGGTGTGTAGTAATCACATGAGCATTCAAGATGAGGTCAATCAAGTGGTGATACATGAGCTAATTCATGCATATGATGACTGTCGTGCTGCAAATTTGGACTGGGCTAATTGTGCTCACCATGCTTGTAGTGAG ATTCGGGCTGGTCATCTAAGTGGTGATTGCCACTACAAACGGGAGTTGCTGCGGGGTTTTACAAAGATAAGAGGCCATGAACAG gaCTGTGTGCAAAGAAGAGTCATGAAATCAGTAATTGCTAATCCATACTGCTCAGAAGCAGCGGCAAAGGATGCCATGGAAGCTGTCTGGGATGTTTGCTACAATGATACGCAGCCCTTTGACAGAGCTCCCTGA
- the LOC109009647 gene encoding classical arabinogalactan protein 11-like, whose amino-acid sequence MARKFIVLALVCIAVAGVVAAQAEEAPTSSPKASPTPKSSPTTPSSSPSAAPVPKGSESSAPKSSASSPTGSSSPKASATPTSTPAASPSDASSPDTGASSPPAPGSEYTEGPAAGPTADEAPAAAPMTESSASALKVSAAAGAALVAGFFVF is encoded by the coding sequence ATGGCTcgtaaatttattgttttggctTTGGTTTGCATTGCCGTTGCTGGAGTGGTGGCAGCCCAAGCTGAGGAAGCTCCAACGAGCTCTCCCAAGGCCTCTCCCACCCCGAAATCCTCACCCACCACTCCATCATCGTCACCTTCCGCTGCTCCAGTACCAAAAGGCTCAGAGTCATCCGCTCCTAAGTCATCAGCATCCAGCCCCACCGGCTCCTCCTCACCCAAGGCTTCTGCTACTCCCACCTCCACACCTGCCGCCTCTCCTTCGGATGCCTCCTCCCCCGACACTGGCGCCTCTTCTCCTCCCGCCCCAGGCAGCGAGTACACTGAAGGACCCGCAGCTGGACCTACCGCTGATGAAGCTCCTGCAGCCGCACCCATGACAGAAAGCAGCGCCTCCGCCCTCAAGGTCTCTGCTGCCGCTGGTGCTGCCCTCGTCGCTGGCTTTTTCgtcttctaa
- the LOC109009664 gene encoding pectate lyase-like → MAHLSIFFLSFFYFLSSNPGFVFSSPLQDPDLVVQDVHRSINASRRNLAYLSCGTGNPIDDCWRCDPNWEKNRQRLADCAIGFGKNAIGGRNGRIYVVTDSGNDDPVNPKPGTLRHAVIQDEPLWIIFQRDMVIKLEQELVMNSFKTIDGRGASVHIAGGPCITIHYVSNIIIHGINIHDCKQGGNANIRNSPHHSGWWTRSDGDGVSIFGGRHIWVDHCSLSNCHDGLIDAIHGSTAITISNNYMTHHDKVMLLGHNDAYTQDKNMQVTIAFNHFGEGLVQRMPRCRFGYFHVVNNDYTHWEMYAIGGSAAPTIYSQGNRFLAPDLRFRKEVTKHEDAPESEWRHWNWRSEGDLLLNGAYFLQSGAGASSSYARANSLSARPSSLVGSMTRTAGALTCRKGSHC, encoded by the exons ATGGCCcatctttccattttctttcttagtttcttctattttctaaGCAGCAATCCAGGTTTCGTTTTCTCCTCTCCTTTACAAGACCCTGATCTTGTCGTCCAAGATGTGCACAG GAGCATCAATGCCTCCAGGAGGAACTTGGCCTATCTCTCCTGCGGAACCGGAAACCCCATTGATGATTGCTGGAGGTGCGACCCCAACTGGGAGAAGAACCGCCAGAGGTTAGCCGACTGTGCCATCGGGTTCGGAAAGAATGCCATTGGAGGAAGAAATGGTCGCATCTATGTGGTCACTGACTCCGGCAACGATGACCCCGTGAATCCCAAGCCCGGTACTCTGCGACACGCAGTTATACAAGATGAGCCTTTGTGGATCATTTTCCAAAGAGATATGGTGATTAAGCTGGAGCAAGAGCTTGTCATGAACTCTTTCAAGACCATCGATGGTAGAGGTGCCAGTGTCCATATTGCCGGTGGGCCATGCATTACCATACATTATGTCTCTAACATCATCATCCATGGCATCAACATCCATGACTGTAAGCAAGGAGGGAATGCCAATATAAGGAACTCCCCTCACCATTCTGGTTGGTGGACCAGATCGGACGGTGATGGAGTGTCCATCTTTGGCGGGAGGCATATATGGGTGGACCATTGCTCACTGTCTAACTGCCATGATGGCCTCATCGATGCTATCCATGGATCCACCGCCATCACCATCTCCAACAACTACATGACTCATCATGACAAGGTCATGCTTTTAGGCCACAATGACGCGTACACACAAGACAAGAACATGCAAGTTACTATAGCCTTTAATCACTTTGGAGAAGGGCTAGTACAGAGAATGccaag GTGCAGATTTGGGTATTTTCATGTGGTGAACAATGATTACACTCACTGGGAAATGTATGCCATTGGAGGGAGCGCTGCGCCTACAATTTACAGCCAAGGCAACAGATTTCTGGCACCCGATTTGAGGTTTAGAAAAGAGGTGACAAAGCATGAAGATGCACCAGAGAGTGAATGGAGGCACTGGAACTGGAGGTCGGAAGGGGATTTGTTGTTGAATGGGGCATACTTCCTGCAGTCTGGCGCAGGAGCATCATCCAGCTATGCCAGGGCAAATAGCCTGAGTGCAAGGCCATCTTCTCTGGTGGGCTCAATGACCAGGACTGCTGGTGCACTTACGTGTAGGAAGGGTTCCCACTGCTAG
- the LOC109009665 gene encoding uncharacterized protein LOC109009665 → MCNKNSPLDMKTRSRTKKEKARATLKPARKTRTKTRKPKFLSLRLELSSENSPTSSQMTHSHKNNQHDADDHSSQHQLNLFPLHPENLVDDKDIHDENVAFLFDTEPGATLNSLLAEASTSSEDDSLFSPPSLTYAYGGKDRDQEGVDVGGNYCNNTNSKLVRTAMRNKEREPSEEEKWVCYSEVLVEKKELEEVSSCTADVWPPCAIKRTKMQGLLSLKLDYQGILNAWSGKGPLFIAGESPPQTVPDLHEDRFFAHDGANILGDGWGNVGNIWAVPEMGCSSADIGGMKVEEEAEGKDGWKTRHREASVLRYKEKRQNRLFSKRIRYEVRKLNAEKRPRMKGRFVKRS, encoded by the exons ATGTGCAACAAGAACAGTCCTCTGGATATGAAAACCAGGTCTCGGACTAAGAAAGAGAAAGCCAGAGCAACGCTTAAACCAGCACGCAAAACAAGAACCAAGACCAGGAAGCCCAAGTTCCTCAGTCTCCGCCTGGAACTTTCCTCAGAAAACTCACCAACCTCTTCCCAAATGACGCACAGCCACAAAAACAACCAACACGATGCAGATGATCACAGTAGCCAGCACCAGCTGAACCTGTTTCCTCTACACCCGGAAAACCTAGTGGACGACAAAGACATACACGACGAGAACGTGGCCTTCCTCTTCGACACCGAACCCGGCGCCACCCTTAACAGCCTCCTTGCCGAGGCTTCGACGTCCTCGGAGGATGACTCGCTCTTTTCCCCGCCGTCACTAACGTACGCCTACGGGGGAAAGGATAGGGATCAGGAGGGTGTTGATGTCGGTGGCAATTACTGTAACAACACGAACTCCAAGCTGGTACGGACGGCCATGAGGAACAAAGAGAGAGAACCGAGTGAGGAGGAGAAGTGGGTGTGTTACTCGGAGGTACTAGTGGAGAAGAAGGAGCTGGAAGAGGTGAGCAGCTGCACGGCGGACGTATGGCCGCCTTGTGCAATAAAACGGACGAAGATGCAGGGGTTGCTGTCATTGAAGCTTGATTATCAGGGCATCTTAAACGCTTGGTCTGGAAAGGGCCCGCTTTTCATTGCCGGAGAGTCCCCCCCACAGACTGTGCCTGACTTGCACGAGGATCGGTTTTTTGCCCATGACGGTGCCAAT ATTCTAGGGGATGGTTGGGGCAACGTTGGTAACATATGGGCGGTTCCAGAAATGGGTTGCAGTAGTGCTGATATTGGTGGCATGAAAGTGGAGGAGGAAGCGGAAGGCAAAGATGGTTGGAAGACAAGGCACAGAGAAGCAAGCGTGTTGAGATACAAGGAGAAGAGGCAGAACAGGCTCTTCTCAAAGCGTATCCGATACGAAGTTCGAAAGCTTAATGCTGAGAAGCGACCCCGTATGAAG GGTCGATTCGTGAAGAGAAGTTGA
- the LOC109019565 gene encoding BAG family molecular chaperone regulator 2-like, with translation MIKLRSKRFCRSSSKLSGGSGNGNKIKGGEKGCCGGISEIKWELRPGGMLVQKRDTGESVGEGMITVRVSSTVSKWHDISIEATSTFGELKMILSLVTGLEPGEQRLLFKGKEREDGEYLHMVGVRDKDKVLLLEDPATKERKQYGLAGDQSIGAPFHTISV, from the exons ATGATCAAGTTGAGGTCAAAGAGGTTTTGCAGAAGCAGCTCAAAGCTCAGTGGTGGTAGTGGAAATggcaacaaaatcaaaggaggAGAAAAAGGGTGCTGTGGAGGCATAAGTGAAATCAAATGGGAACTTCGACCTGGTGGCATGCTTGTCCAAAAGAGAGACACTGGGGAAAGTGTGGGAGAGGGAATGATCACAGTTAGAGTCTCATCAACTGTCTCAAAATGGCATGACATCTCCATTGAAGCCACTTCAACTTTTG gAGAATTGAAGATGATACTGTCATTGGTGACTGGTTTGGAGCCAGGAGAGCAAAGGCTACTGTtcaaagggaaagagagagaggatggtGAATACTTACACATGGTTGGGGTTAGAGACAAGGACAAGGTGCTGCTGCTGGAAGATCCAGCTACCAAGGAGAGGAAACAATATGGCTTGGCAGGAGACCAATCAATTGGGGCTCCCTTTCATACCATTAGTGTATGA